In Ovis canadensis isolate MfBH-ARS-UI-01 breed Bighorn chromosome 3, ARS-UI_OviCan_v2, whole genome shotgun sequence, one DNA window encodes the following:
- the ASCL1 gene encoding achaete-scute homolog 1 — MESSAKMESGGAGPQPQQPFLPPAACFFATAAAQSAQQPPPPPPPPPPQLSPAADGQPSGGGHKSAPKQVKRQRSSSPELMRCKRRLNFSGFGYSLPQQQPAAVARRNERERNRVKLVNLGFATLREHVPNGAANKKMSKVETLRSAVEYIRALQQLLDEHDAVSAAFQAGVLSPTISPNYSNDMNSMAGSPVSSYSSDEGSYDPLSPEEQELLDFTNWF; from the coding sequence ATGGAGAGCTCTGCCAAGATGGAGAGCGGCGGCGCCGGCCCGCAGCCCCAGCAGCCCTTCCTGCCGCCCGCAGCCTGCTTCTTTGCCACGGCGGCGGCACAGAGCGCGCAGcagcctccgccgccgccgccgccgccgccgccgcagctgAGCCCCGCGGCCGACGGCCAGCCCTCAGGGGGCGGTCACAAGTCAGCGCCCAAGCAAGTCAAGCGCCAGCGCTCTTCGTCTCCCGAACTGATGCGCTGCAAACGCCGGCTCAACTTCAGCGGCTTTGGCTACAGCCTGCCGCAGCAGCAGCCGGCCGCCGTGGCGCGTCGCAACGAGCGCGAGCGCAACCGTGTCAAGCTGGTCAACCTGGGCTTCGCCACCCTTCGGGAGCACGTACCCAACGGCGCGGCCAACAAGAAGATGAGCAAGGTGGAGACGCTGCGCTCCGCCGTCGAGTACATCCGCGCGCTCCAGCAGCTGCTGGACGAGCACGACGCGGTGAGCGCCGCCTTCCAGGCCGGTGTCCTGTCGCCCACCATCTCCCCCAACTACTCCAACGACATGAACTCCATGGCCGGCTCGCCGGTCTCATCCTACTCTTCGGACGAGGGCTCCTACGACCCTCTCAGTCCCGAGGAACAAGAACTGCTCGACTTCACCAACTGGTTCTGA